The genomic window GAGGCTATCGTTTCGAGGCAACCCCTGTTCCCGCACCGGCACACCAGGCCGTGCTCATGGATGGTGGCGTGTCCTATTTCCCCAGTGATGCCTACATTGCCGTAGTAGGGGAAACCGTTGAGGATCAGGCCGGCGCCGATACCCGAGCCGATCTTGAGGAACATCAGGTTGGAGACGCCGCTGTGGGGCCCCCACGTCACTTCCGACAACGCGCCGAGGTTGGCGTCGTTGTCAACAAAGACGGGGCAGTTCAGCGCTTCTTCCAGCCGGTGCAGGATATCGATGCCTACCCACTCCGGCAGGATGGCGCCTTGGGCAACAGTGCCCGAACGGCGGTCGATGGGGCCGGGAATACCGGCACCCGCGCCGACGACTGCTGTGCGGTCGATCCCGTTCTCCCGGAGCAGTTTTTCCAGCAGCGGGACCGCAGCGGCGATGCCTTCTTCTGCCTGGTGTCCAAGCGGTAATTCGATGTAATCCTCGGCAATGACGTGGTAGCCCAGTGATGCCAGGACCACGCGGAGGTGGCGGCGTCCAAAGTCGATTCCGACGGCGACCGCGCCGTTGCTGTTCAGCCGCACATTGGTTGCGCGGCGGCCGGAGCTGGTGGTGGGCTCGGTGGAAACGAGGCCGGCGTCCTGCATGATTTTCACGATGTTGGAGATCGTTGCCGTGGACAGCCCTGTCTGGCGTGAGAGTTCGGCCTGCGTGGAGGGGCCGTTCAACAGGCACTCGATGATGCGTTGCTGATTCAGATGGCGCAGCGCGGACTGCGAGCCGGGTTTTCTTGGATGGCTCTTCGTTGAGCGCTGCGTAGCGGGCATGACAAGAAGATTGCCCCACAAGCAACGTTGTAGTCAAGAAGTGAACACAAGGAGTCAACTCTCCGCGACATACTCCAACGCAAGAACGTGGGATACGTACCCGTTGCGGGGCCCGCTATGCACGCTATGAGCGGGGATTTGCCTGCAGAGCGGCCCCCTCAACGCCAGAGATGCGGGCAATGCGTCCCACTTTGGTCAGGCGTAGGTCCAAATG from Arthrobacter sp. StoSoilB20 includes these protein-coding regions:
- a CDS encoding ROK family transcriptional regulator, which translates into the protein MPATQRSTKSHPRKPGSQSALRHLNQQRIIECLLNGPSTQAELSRQTGLSTATISNIVKIMQDAGLVSTEPTTSSGRRATNVRLNSNGAVAVGIDFGRRHLRVVLASLGYHVIAEDYIELPLGHQAEEGIAAAVPLLEKLLRENGIDRTAVVGAGAGIPGPIDRRSGTVAQGAILPEWVGIDILHRLEEALNCPVFVDNDANLGALSEVTWGPHSGVSNLMFLKIGSGIGAGLILNGFPYYGNVGITGEIGHATIHEHGLVCRCGNRGCLETIASTTTMIELLGRGQEKLLTPQDIVRNCLAGDSATQRVVDDAGLAVGRALGNVSNLINPEVIVVGGPLAGLGDLLLDPIRRGLVRHAVPVVGETTHLAMSSLGARAEALGAAALVFQHAGITGR